In the Necator americanus strain Aroian chromosome X, whole genome shotgun sequence genome, GGATGATACATAACTACTACATACTAGCTACAAGTTGTGAAACGGAAGTGTTTGAATGTTTTAGTCATTACGACATTACGACATCTCCTCTCCTCAAGATATTCCTGAGATATTTTATAAGTTTTTCAGGATGTGCAAAATAAATCTATATATAAAGCACAAAACCTGCATGAAGGCATATAGGTTCCGAGTACAAGTGTTAGCAGTTTGACCGATTTCGACCACACTTTGAGCACAGAATTCGAGATAGGACGCAAACTAGTATTCACGTGGATGCATCTATTCGTccaccgatttttttttccgatttggCGACATTTACTCTAAACGTAATAAAAGCATGAAAGCTGGAGCTTTGGCATAAGCTAATCACGAAGATGGAACCACTGTGTCCAGACGCGTCGCTTTTATCGACTCGTTCTCGTTTATATCCCCCAAAATTTAATGGAATAACACTTATATTCCTTCCCTCCTGCATACTCTAGTTACGAATATGATAACCGCATTGAATAGCCTAGCCTGTGCTGAGTTGCAAAACTAATGCGAAAACGGGCCAGTCTGCAACTTTGCCTACCCCAATGCGAAAAGCATCATATTTCTCTCTGGAGAGCATCCTGAAGAATTGTGACCATAGTGTTGCCGatgtattagggtgttcggaaagtatctgccaaaaattttgcagtagcgcagatttttttagatgttctggaagttcccgttttaaatatattatataaggacactcttgtaccgcttgtatacacataacatatctggatccctcttccttgcctatttcatcctataatggccgaacattccacccatattcgccacgtactcctttacgagttcgaatctggccaccccgttgttgaagcccatcgaaacttaagtattcggcactgaagcccccTCTGAGCAgtctgtgcgcgcctggttccagcgcttcaaagccggaaacaagaaactcgaagatgagcctcgctctcttcgaccgactgcaatatcgttcgaggaacagaagaatctggcggagtagcatccatatgaaggtatGCGGTATTTTGTTGCCAGTCTTAGCTGTttgctgtccaccgtgagcaatggactgcgatatctcggaatggtgaaaaagctcggtcagtggctcccacatgcactGAGAGacgcaaccgccaaagacgcctggacatctgcactcagctgctctccgtAAACCGCAGATTCGAgtggctggacaccattgtcactggagatgaaaaatgggtcccttacgtcaaccacacccacaaacgtgcctggtgcgctggcgatgaaatgccggatcctttcgtgaaaggtgaaatccatgagaagaaggtcatgcagAGCTTCTGGtagggagttcatggaatctaccgtttcgaactgctgccggacaacacgacagttactgccgaggttTACTGCACTTAACTGCAAAGACTgtccgacaagatccgcaaggagcactcGAAGCTCGATAaggttcgcctgctgcacgataacccGCActctcacatcgcgaagaaacttcccagaaaattctggagctcggatggggAGTCCTACCGCAACTACCGTGGACCACGGACCTGgccccgagcgactaccacctcttccgatggcttcagcatcacctggaagagaagcgctacgataatcgtgaccacctcgaaaatgaccttcgggctttccTCGCTTCCGAGTTGCGGGAattctacgccaaaggaatccgtgatcttgtgagacgttggcagaaggttgtcgatgttgattatttcgtcgaataataaaataatgaaaagttgcattgttttgaaactttgccgtatttcggcagatactttccgaacaccctaatatctTACATGTGTTTTCTATCTCGTAAAACTGAGCTAGGTGTTCACGACCCTTGTATAACCGGTTGTCATCGAACGGCTCATTATGAGTAGCCTTCTTCTTAATTCtaggtttttttgttgaagaacaTCGCTGATCTTCTACCGTTTCCATTACATGAACAGTGAAACATAACAGTGAAAGTAAAGCACTCTGCTTGATCAGTCTTTTTGAAATACGTTAATGTGTTTGATTTCTTAATGCTTGATTCAGAACTGTAGGATTAACTGGGTTGGGTTATCGCTGTATCAACTAAGTGGTCTCATCCTCTCAGACTAACTCCAAAGTGAACTCGACGTTGATCAGTTCCTTTGAAGTGCACGTCTGACTTCATctcaaaattaacaaataacaaattcacttcaattagTTATTTAACAAACAAATAGCAAATTAACACCCCACATGCGGAATGCAATGGCTTGCGGGGATGTATGAAGTTAGTATTTTTATCCCTCCCCGGACTATGTAGCCAAACAGTTATCTAAACAGCTTCTCTATGCAGCCGAGCTCCTTCATCAAAGTAGGTGGCGCTGTCAAAGCCTTCAATTGTGATAGGTCTAGTGACGAACAGATGGATTAACAGATTGGCGATGGGAATCGATCGAAGACTTCATTCAGGAATTGATTTCCAGTGTGGGTTCACTGCACTTAAAGCACCTTTGAATATTTCTCTCATGGCTGCCGATATTTTTCGAGCATACAACCTAGACAACAAAACTCATTCAAGGATTCACCAGCACGTCACCCGATGAAGGTCTCTAAAATCCCTGTAGAAGTGGATAAAGTAAGAATTGTGTACGGCACTGGCCAATCCCTACGGAGATGCGCCTACGCACTCGACTTCAAATTAGAATCATTAGAGGTTTCCGAAGTTCTTACAATACAAGGTGCAAGGTTTtcttacaatgactttcgggcGAGCCGATTTGTCAAGAAATTTTACCTTTGAAGAGAaacctggtaccaatttattaattccggagagatgaagggtTTAGTAATAATTAGGGCGTTTTCGAACCACCGACTGATGGTCCAGTCATTCCCCAAACTTCTTACCGAGAGTGCTACACCCGCTCCAGATGTTTACACCCCCAAGGGGATCAATCCATAACCTGCAGCCGGTTTCGATACAAGGTACGTTTTAGCTTCCTAATGCTAAGACGACATCAAAACGATGCACGTATGTAgcacgtatgtatgtatgtatgtatgcgcATGAATGTATATGTGTGCATGAATTTATTTGTATGTATGCATACGTATGTATATGCatgtatacgtatatatatatataatatatatatatatatatatatatatatatatatatatatatatatatatatatatatatgtatat is a window encoding:
- a CDS encoding hypothetical protein (NECATOR_CHRX.G22912.T1) — protein: METVEDQRCSSTKKPRIKKKATHNEPFDDNRLYKGREHLAQFYEIENTCKILGCSESICRNTAKFQNNATFHYFIIRRNNQHRQPSANVSQDHGFLWRRIPATRKRGKPEGHFRGGHDYRSASLPGDAEAIGRGGSRSGPGPWSTVVAVGLPIRAPEFSGKFLRDVRVRVIVQQANLIELRVLLADLVGQSLQLSAVNLGSNCRVVRQQFETVDSMNSLPEALHDLLLMDFTFHERIRHFIASAPGTFVGVVDVRDPFFISSDNGVQPLESAVYGEQLSADVQASLAVASLSACGSH